The DNA segment GAGCCTGCCGCACATTGAGCTGGCGGCCCATCTGTTCGGCCCGGAAGACGGCCTGCCGGTGATCGCCCTGCATGGCTGGCTGGACAACGCCAACAGCTTTGCGCGCCTGGCGCCCAAGCTGCAGGGTTTGCGCATTGTCGCCCTGGACATGGCCGGCCACGGCCACTCGGCCCACCGCCCGGCTGGGGCGGGGTACGCCTTGTGGGATTACGTGTTTGATGTGCTGCAAGTGGCCGAACAGCTGGGCTGGAAACGTTTTGCATTACTTGGCCACTCCCTGGGGGCAGTCGTTTCCACGGTGCTGGCCGGGGCCTTGCCGGAGCGCGTGACGCACTTGGCGTTGATCGACGGCGTGATCCCGCCGACCGCCACCGGCGAGGACCCCGCCGAGCGCCTGGGCATGGCCCTGCAGGCGCAAATCAACCTGCAGGACAAGCGCAAACCGGTGTACGGCACCCTCGACCGGGCGGTGGAAGCGCGAATGAAAGGCGTGGTGGCCGTCAGCCGTGAAGCCGCGGAACTCCTGGCCCGGCGCGGCTTGATGCCGGTGCCGGGCGGCTACACCTGGCGCAGTGACAGCCGCCTGACCCTGGCCTCGCCAATACGCCTGACGGAAGAACAGGCCATGGCCTTCGTGCGTCGAGTGGCGTGCCCTGCACAGTTGGTGGTCGCGCAAGAAGGCATGCTGGCCAAACATCCCGAGCTGCTTGCGCAGGTGCCGTTCACTGTCACCACCCTTGCAGGTGGCCATCATTTGCACCTGAATGACGAGTCGGGAGCGGTTCTTGTTGCAGACTGTTTCAATCGGTTCTTCACCGCGCCTTGACTTGGCGGGGGCAACTGTCGAGGCTGGGCAGATTGAAAGGGAGTCAACCATGAACAATCCGAATACCGCGAAGGCATCCACCGGCCAAGGCGCACCGATCCGATGAGTAGTGCCAAGGGAATTATCCGTGTGCTTGGGCTGTGCTGCATCAGCCCGTTGGTCTTCGCTGCTGATCTACCGGGAAGCCAGGATCTGCCCAGCGTGGCCCGTCAGGTGGATGCGCAGATTGTCGACTACCGTCCCACCGAAGAAAAAGAACGCATCTACCCCATGGGCGCGATCCGTAAGATCAGTGGCAAGTTGCGCTACGACGGTCAGGCCACGGCCCGTGGCCAAGTAACCGCCATCACCTATGAACTGCCTGCCGAGCACAGTTCCAGCACGGCCTTCAAAGCCACGCGCGAGGCGTTGCAAGAACAGGGCGCGCAGTTGTTGTTCTGGTGCCAGGCCCGTGATTGTGGCGAAAGCAGCCTCTGGGCCAATGAAGTGTTGGGCAATGCCAAGCTGGTCGGCGCCGATGGCCAGCAGGAATTCCTCTTGCTGCGCCTGGCCGCCCCTCAGGACAACTCTCTGGTGGCGCTGTACGGCATCACCCGCGGCAATCGCCGGGCTTACCTGCATGTTGAGCAAATGGACGCCAGCGCGCCATTGGGGCAATTGCTGCCGACCTCTGCCACACTGCTGCGCGAACTGAAAAGCACCGGCGACCTGGATTTCCCTTTGCTGGGGGCTGAGCCCGACGCAACATGGTTGACCCTGATTTCCCGTGGATTGAACCTCGACACCACCTTGCGGGTCAGTTTGAGCGGACCCAACGCTGAAGCCTGGCGCCAGGGCCTGATCGACAAGGGCGTGCGTGCGGCGCGCCTGGAAACCGCTACTGGCGAGACCCAGGGCCTGCATCTGCAAGTGATCCGCTGATCGTTCCAGGGCGAACGGACCCGCGCCGTTCGCCTAAGCTCTCCCTCAACAGACTTCTTTTCGAGAAAGCACATGCTCAACAATGATCGCCTGCTGGTGCAGATCCTGCTCCTGGTGCTGTTTGGTGCCAGTTTCTGGGTGATGGCGCCGTTCTGGTCGGCGCTGTTCTGGGGCGCGGTGCTGGCGTTTGCCAGCTGGCCGCTGATGCGCCTGTTGACCCGCGCCCTGGGCGGCCGCGAGTCCCTGGCAGCGGGGATCCTGACCTTGGGCTGGATGTTGCTGGTGGCAGTGCCACTGGTGTGGTTGGGCTTCAACCTGGCCGACCATGTGCGCGATGCTGTGGCGCTGATCAAGGACCTCCAGGTCGACGGCCTGCCCGAAGCACCTAGCTGGCTGGGCTCGATCCCGTTTGTGGGAGAGCGGCTGGTGGCCATGTGGGACAGTATCGACCAGCAGGGCGCGGCTTTGATGGTCACGATCAAGCCCTACCTGGGGCAGGTCGGCAACTGGCTGCTGGCCCGCAGCGCGCAGATCGGCGGCGGCATCCTCGAACTGACCCTCAGCCTGGTGTTTGTATTCTTTTTCTACCGCGACGGGCCACGCCTGGCGATGTTCGTTCACCGGCTGCTGGAGCGTTTGATCGGTGATCGCGCCGGCTACTACATCGACCTGGTGGCCGGTACGGTGCAACGGGTGGTCAACGGCGTGATCGGCACCGCCGCCGCCCAGGCATTGCTGGCACTGATCGGCTTCCTGATTGCCGGCGTGCCCGGGGCACTGGTGCTGGGCATCGTCACCTTCCTGCTCAGCCTGATCCCCATGGGCCCGCCCCTGGTCTGGATCCCGGCCACGGCCTGGTTGGTATGGAAGGGCGATTACACCTACGCGGTGTTCCTCGGCGTCTGGGGCACATTCATCATCAGTGGCGTAGACAACGTGCTCAAGCCCTACCTGATCAGCCGCGGCGGTAACCTGCCACTGGTGATCGTGTTGCTGGGGGTATTTGGTGGCTTGATCGCGTTTGGCTTTATCGGCTTGTTTATCGGGCCGACCTTGTTGGCGGTGGCGTATAGCCTGTTGACGGATTGGAGCGCGACTCAGGCGCAGGTTCGTCGCGAGGACAAGGTGAGCTGATCCTTTGCAGGAGCCGGCAATGGCTAGGTCCCGGGTAGTCACGTTTTTGCCGTCACCTGCGGGCGAGGCTACTGTCGGGGCATGTTGCAGGCGTGTCGTGAATGTATCTACTTTGAAATATTAGTCGGTTCTCCCAGAAAAATAGGCGCTTGCCGAGGATTTACCGATCATCGGATCCCGCAAAGCCGCTGCTTGCGCTACAATCCGCGCCGATTTCGACTTGCCTGAGAGCCCATTCCAATGTCCGTCTGCCAGACTCCTATCATCGTCGCCCTGGATTACCCCACCCGTGACGCCGCACTGAAGCTGGCTGACCAGTTGGACCCCAAGCTCTGCCGGGTCAAGGTCGGCAAGGAGCTGTTCACCAGTTGTGCCGCAGAAATCGTCGGCACCCTGCGTGACAAGGGTTTTGAGGTGTTCCTCGACCTGAAATTCCACGATATCCCTAACACCACCGCGATGGCGGTCAAGGCCGCGGCCGAGATGGGCGTGTGGATGGTCAACGTCCACTGTTCCGGCGGCCTGCGCATGATGGCCGCGTGCCGTGAGGTGCTGGATCAGCGCAGCGGTCCCAAGCCGTTGCTGATCGGTGTGACCGTGCTGACCAGCATGGAGCGTGAGGACCTGGCCGGTATTGGCCTGGATATCGAGCCCCAGGAGCAAGTACTGCGTCTGGCGGCCCTGGCGCAGAAAGCCGGCCTCGATGGCCTGGTGTGTTCGGCGCTGGAGGCCCAGGCGTTGAAGACTGCCCATCCTACGCTGCAACTGGTGACCCCGGGGATTCGTCCGGCGGGCAGCGCCCAGGACGATCAGCGGCGGATTCTTACGCCGCGCCAGGCGCTGGATGCGGGTTCTGATTACTTGGTGATCGGTCGTCCGATCAGCCAGGCGGCCGATCCGGCCAAGGCCCTGGCGGCGGTGGTTGCCGAAATCGCCTGATGCCTTTGCGCTAAAAATCTGGGAGCTGGCTTGCCAGCGATGCAGGCACTTCGGTTTTTCAGTCAGTCCGAGGTGATGCTATCGCAGGCAAGCCAGCTCCCACAGTTGCTTACGGTGTGCCGCTTGGCACTCGATCCCACAAGGGCGCTGTGGGGTGTCAGTTGACCTTCAGCACCAACTTGCCAAAGTTCTCGCCGTTGAACAGCTTCATCAGCGTTTCAGGGAACGTCTCCAGTCCCGCGACAATATCTTCCTTGCTCTTGAGCTTGCCTTGCGCCATCCAACCGGCCATTTCCTGCCCGGCGGCGGCAAAGTTCGCCGCATGGTCCATCACCACAAACCCTTCCATGCGCGCCCGATTGACCAGCAGTGAC comes from the Pseudomonas shahriarae genome and includes:
- the pyrF gene encoding orotidine-5'-phosphate decarboxylase, with the translated sequence MSVCQTPIIVALDYPTRDAALKLADQLDPKLCRVKVGKELFTSCAAEIVGTLRDKGFEVFLDLKFHDIPNTTAMAVKAAAEMGVWMVNVHCSGGLRMMAACREVLDQRSGPKPLLIGVTVLTSMEREDLAGIGLDIEPQEQVLRLAALAQKAGLDGLVCSALEAQALKTAHPTLQLVTPGIRPAGSAQDDQRRILTPRQALDAGSDYLVIGRPISQAADPAKALAAVVAEIA
- a CDS encoding AI-2E family transporter, with product MLNNDRLLVQILLLVLFGASFWVMAPFWSALFWGAVLAFASWPLMRLLTRALGGRESLAAGILTLGWMLLVAVPLVWLGFNLADHVRDAVALIKDLQVDGLPEAPSWLGSIPFVGERLVAMWDSIDQQGAALMVTIKPYLGQVGNWLLARSAQIGGGILELTLSLVFVFFFYRDGPRLAMFVHRLLERLIGDRAGYYIDLVAGTVQRVVNGVIGTAAAQALLALIGFLIAGVPGALVLGIVTFLLSLIPMGPPLVWIPATAWLVWKGDYTYAVFLGVWGTFIISGVDNVLKPYLISRGGNLPLVIVLLGVFGGLIAFGFIGLFIGPTLLAVAYSLLTDWSATQAQVRREDKVS
- a CDS encoding alpha/beta hydrolase, translated to MTTPVEEVRLSLPHIELAAHLFGPEDGLPVIALHGWLDNANSFARLAPKLQGLRIVALDMAGHGHSAHRPAGAGYALWDYVFDVLQVAEQLGWKRFALLGHSLGAVVSTVLAGALPERVTHLALIDGVIPPTATGEDPAERLGMALQAQINLQDKRKPVYGTLDRAVEARMKGVVAVSREAAELLARRGLMPVPGGYTWRSDSRLTLASPIRLTEEQAMAFVRRVACPAQLVVAQEGMLAKHPELLAQVPFTVTTLAGGHHLHLNDESGAVLVADCFNRFFTAP
- a CDS encoding DUF4892 domain-containing protein; translated protein: MSSAKGIIRVLGLCCISPLVFAADLPGSQDLPSVARQVDAQIVDYRPTEEKERIYPMGAIRKISGKLRYDGQATARGQVTAITYELPAEHSSSTAFKATREALQEQGAQLLFWCQARDCGESSLWANEVLGNAKLVGADGQQEFLLLRLAAPQDNSLVALYGITRGNRRAYLHVEQMDASAPLGQLLPTSATLLRELKSTGDLDFPLLGAEPDATWLTLISRGLNLDTTLRVSLSGPNAEAWRQGLIDKGVRAARLETATGETQGLHLQVIR